In the Lysinibacillus sp. PLM2 genome, one interval contains:
- the cobW gene encoding cobalamin biosynthesis protein, protein MKDVYLFSGFLGSGKTSMLTNVIKQLKEKNLKPAVIMNELGKLPFDSQAVEDDIPLKEMLEGCICCSGSEKTEAQIQTLLVNEDFDVLIIETTGAAHPVEALDAVYSPLFADQLNIKGIVTVADSKLWLERESLTPQVRSLFLEQIRHAHLLLANKMDLLSASEQAKVVFEMQGINPHAFILQTTNGQVSYKLLESLQATSRISKDNIHSAKIGQHLHLSSRLIEFHKSYTQQQIEDWIKTLPATVYRIKGYIPIEGVKNPMLFQYAYGLVQWLPEYIKMPAKIVLIGENVDEIKIIGE, encoded by the coding sequence ATGAAAGATGTTTATTTATTTAGTGGCTTTTTAGGAAGCGGAAAAACCTCCATGCTAACGAATGTCATTAAACAATTAAAGGAAAAAAATTTGAAGCCTGCTGTTATTATGAATGAATTAGGGAAATTACCCTTTGATTCTCAAGCGGTAGAAGATGATATTCCTCTAAAAGAAATGCTAGAAGGTTGTATCTGTTGTTCAGGTAGTGAAAAGACCGAGGCACAAATTCAAACATTATTAGTAAATGAGGATTTTGACGTATTAATCATAGAGACAACAGGAGCAGCACATCCTGTAGAAGCTTTAGATGCGGTTTATTCGCCCCTTTTTGCTGATCAATTGAATATTAAAGGGATTGTTACTGTGGCAGATAGTAAACTTTGGCTAGAACGAGAAAGTTTAACACCACAAGTTAGAAGCCTGTTTCTTGAGCAAATAAGACATGCCCATTTGTTACTAGCGAATAAAATGGACTTACTTTCAGCATCTGAACAAGCTAAGGTCGTTTTTGAAATGCAAGGGATAAATCCGCATGCATTCATATTACAAACTACAAATGGTCAAGTCTCATATAAGTTATTAGAGAGCCTTCAAGCAACTTCAAGGATTTCAAAAGATAATATACATTCTGCGAAAATCGGACAGCACTTACATTTAAGCTCTCGTCTAATAGAGTTTCACAAGTCCTATACACAACAACAAATTGAAGATTGGATAAAGACTCTTCCAGCTACTGTTTATAGAATAAAAGGTTATATCCCTATTGAAGGTGTAAAAAATCCAATGCTCTTTCAATATGCGTACGGTTTAGTACAGTGGCTCCCAGAGTATATTAAAATGCCTGCAAAGATTGTGCTCATTGGAGAAAATGTAGATGAGATTAAGATCATTGGAGAGTGA
- the deoD gene encoding purine nucleoside phosphorylase DeoD-type has product MSIHINAKQGEIAEIILLPGDPLRAKYIAENFLENVTCYNEVRNMFGFTGTYKGKRVSVQGTGMGVPSISIYTTELMQEYGVQKLIRVGTCGAIQKDVKVRDVILAQAASTDSKMNEIIFNGIDYAPTADFDLLLKAYNAGVNAGLNLKVGNIFTADMFYSEENQNEKLARYGVLAVEMESAALYTLAAKFGRQALSVLTVSDHILTGEATTSEERQTTFNDMIVVALEAAIQD; this is encoded by the coding sequence ATGAGCATTCATATTAATGCAAAACAAGGAGAAATTGCAGAAATTATATTATTACCCGGAGATCCGCTTCGTGCAAAATATATTGCTGAGAATTTTTTAGAAAATGTTACTTGTTATAATGAAGTACGTAATATGTTTGGTTTTACTGGAACATATAAAGGGAAGAGAGTTTCTGTTCAAGGGACAGGGATGGGCGTGCCCTCCATTTCGATCTATACAACAGAGTTAATGCAGGAGTATGGTGTTCAAAAGCTTATTCGTGTAGGTACATGCGGTGCGATCCAAAAAGATGTAAAAGTACGTGATGTAATCCTTGCTCAAGCAGCATCAACTGATTCAAAGATGAACGAAATCATCTTTAACGGTATCGACTATGCACCAACTGCTGATTTTGATTTACTTTTAAAAGCATATAATGCAGGCGTAAATGCCGGCTTGAATTTAAAAGTAGGTAATATTTTCACGGCGGATATGTTCTACTCTGAAGAAAATCAAAACGAGAAACTAGCTCGTTATGGCGTCTTAGCTGTAGAAATGGAATCAGCTGCTCTATATACACTAGCTGCAAAATTTGGACGTCAAGCACTTTCAGTATTAACAGTATCTGATCATATTTTAACTGGAGAAGCAACGACATCTGAAGAAAGACAAACAACATTCAATGATATGATTGTTGTTGCATTAGAGGCGGCAATCCAAGACTAG
- the lisK gene encoding two-component sensor histidine kinase, whose protein sequence is MKKLKNYFLNLSLKKKWTLSASLIIFISFACICVVIYFALYTWLYNNEQNNALRTVDDLSSFFNSQDGSITIHEFQENAGLMKSIINQNQTVRIFNLDGYEVLRINNESPAAQINVSYDELVKTYVTKVKVEGNDVIAISRVVHIGQFHGYMQLIHPLKSFQSMMQYVLTAMLIAGFGAILLAGLVSSYLSKLLLKPLGDLRDSMQSVKEKGFEERIKFTYQIDDEIGDLLKIYQSMIDELQVSFAKQQQFVSDASHELRTPIQAIEGHLSLIKRWGKSDPEIMEESLNTSIKEVQRMKKMIEELLDLARREEKDIEAIANIEKVLQSVQEELLIIYRDSEIQLNFIGDPKPVAITENALAQIIRNIIENGIRYNDKKPIIQVQVNFLTENTFLTIKDNGIGISQNNIQKIFDRFFRVDDSREAVGGGTGLGLSITKMLADKYDIEMDVSSEIGEGTTFILRFPN, encoded by the coding sequence ATGAAAAAATTAAAAAATTATTTTTTAAACCTTTCTTTAAAGAAAAAATGGACCCTATCAGCTTCGTTAATTATTTTTATTAGTTTTGCTTGTATCTGTGTAGTGATCTATTTTGCTTTATACACGTGGCTTTATAATAATGAACAAAATAATGCCTTAAGAACGGTGGATGATTTATCTTCCTTTTTTAATTCACAAGATGGTTCTATAACGATTCATGAATTCCAAGAAAATGCTGGTTTAATGAAATCCATCATTAACCAAAATCAAACCGTTCGTATTTTTAATTTGGATGGCTATGAAGTATTACGTATTAATAATGAATCACCGGCAGCTCAAATAAATGTATCCTATGATGAATTAGTGAAAACCTATGTTACAAAAGTGAAAGTAGAAGGAAATGACGTTATTGCTATTAGTCGTGTTGTACATATTGGACAGTTTCACGGATATATGCAGTTAATTCATCCATTAAAAAGCTTTCAATCCATGATGCAATATGTACTGACAGCTATGCTAATAGCTGGTTTTGGAGCAATACTACTAGCTGGATTAGTTAGTTCATATTTATCAAAGTTATTATTAAAACCATTAGGGGATCTACGTGATTCGATGCAATCTGTAAAAGAAAAAGGTTTTGAAGAAAGGATTAAGTTTACCTATCAAATAGATGACGAAATAGGAGACTTACTTAAAATTTATCAATCAATGATTGATGAGCTTCAAGTATCCTTTGCAAAACAGCAACAATTTGTTTCTGATGCATCCCATGAACTACGTACGCCTATTCAAGCGATCGAAGGTCATTTATCTTTAATTAAAAGATGGGGGAAAAGTGACCCTGAAATAATGGAGGAATCTTTAAATACTTCTATTAAAGAGGTTCAAAGGATGAAGAAAATGATTGAAGAATTATTGGATTTGGCTCGTAGAGAGGAGAAAGACATTGAAGCAATTGCAAATATTGAAAAGGTATTACAGTCTGTTCAAGAGGAATTGCTTATCATTTATAGGGACTCAGAAATCCAATTGAATTTCATAGGAGACCCTAAACCAGTTGCGATTACTGAAAATGCACTTGCACAAATAATACGGAATATAATAGAAAATGGTATACGTTATAACGATAAAAAACCTATTATCCAAGTACAAGTTAATTTTTTAACGGAGAATACTTTTTTAACTATTAAAGATAATGGGATAGGCATATCTCAGAATAATATTCAGAAGATTTTTGACCGATTTTTTAGAGTGGATGATTCAAGAGAGGCCGTTGGAGGTGGTACAGGGTTAGGCTTAAGTATAACTAAAATGCTAGCAGATAAATATGATATAGAGATGGATGTATCCAGTGAAATTGGAGAAGGCACAACCTTTATTTTACGTTTTCCTAACTGA
- the murG gene encoding UDP-N-acetylglucosamine--N-acetylmuramyl-(pentapeptide) pyrophosphoryl-undecaprenol N-acetylglucosamine transferase — translation MNQKSIILTGGGTAGHVSLNQAIIPSLLKEGYKVHYIGSHDGIEKEIITESFPSIPYHGISSGKLRRYFSMKNFTDPFKVIAGVMQALSIIRKIKPSIIFSKGGFVSVPVVIAAKLAKIPVVIHESDVTPGLANKLALPFASHVFTIFQDTLKYLPENKATCTGSIVRQELFEGNKSAGIESCGFDNSKSVLLVMGGSLGSVVLNDALRSNLPELLVDYNIIHLCGKGNVDKSLDSLKGYKQFDYVTTELPNLLHAADLIVSRAGSNSIYEFLALKKPMLLIPLSASKSRGDQILNARIFEKLGYAIVLEEEELTKNTFLKSIKRLITQKTDMIRTMENAERPKTPDEMVQLILQFEK, via the coding sequence GTGAATCAAAAATCAATTATTTTAACAGGAGGGGGAACTGCCGGGCATGTTTCCTTAAATCAGGCAATTATCCCTTCCTTATTAAAAGAAGGTTATAAAGTACATTATATTGGCTCCCATGATGGAATCGAGAAAGAAATTATAACAGAAAGCTTTCCTAGTATACCATATCATGGTATATCAAGCGGGAAGCTCCGTCGTTACTTTTCAATGAAAAATTTTACAGATCCATTTAAAGTTATTGCAGGTGTGATGCAAGCTTTATCGATTATACGAAAAATCAAACCGTCTATTATCTTTTCAAAAGGTGGCTTTGTATCAGTACCTGTTGTGATTGCTGCAAAATTAGCTAAGATCCCTGTTGTGATTCATGAATCGGATGTAACACCTGGTCTTGCCAATAAGCTTGCATTGCCATTTGCATCCCATGTATTTACAATATTTCAGGATACATTAAAATATTTACCTGAAAATAAAGCTACATGTACTGGTTCAATTGTTAGACAAGAACTATTTGAAGGAAATAAAAGTGCTGGCATTGAAAGCTGTGGCTTTGATAATAGTAAATCTGTGTTATTAGTAATGGGTGGAAGTTTAGGGTCAGTCGTTTTAAATGATGCACTTAGAAGTAACCTTCCTGAACTACTAGTGGATTACAACATTATTCACCTTTGCGGAAAAGGAAATGTAGATAAATCCCTTGATAGTTTAAAAGGCTATAAGCAATTTGATTATGTTACAACTGAGTTGCCAAACTTATTGCATGCTGCTGATTTAATCGTTTCGCGCGCGGGTTCGAATTCTATTTATGAATTTTTAGCGTTGAAAAAACCAATGCTTTTAATTCCTCTTTCGGCATCAAAAAGTAGAGGAGATCAAATCTTAAATGCAAGGATTTTTGAAAAGCTAGGTTATGCAATAGTATTAGAAGAAGAGGAACTAACGAAAAATACGTTTTTAAAATCGATTAAACGATTAATTACACAAAAAACAGATATGATAAGAACAATGGAGAATGCAGAACGTCCGAAAACTCCGGATGAAATGGTTCAGTTAATTTTGCAATTTGAAAAATAA
- the cheY_2 gene encoding response regulator, translated as MEKLILLVDDSNFMRTWLTKIIKESINVNFIEANNGNDAIQMYKEFSPNLVLMDITMPSLSGIDTLKEIIKIDAKAKVIMCSAMGQQLLITEAMQNGATDFVIKPHFKNLVSTQFRSIYSA; from the coding sequence GTGGAAAAATTAATCTTGCTCGTTGATGATTCAAACTTTATGCGAACTTGGCTAACGAAAATTATTAAAGAAAGTATAAACGTTAATTTTATTGAAGCTAATAACGGAAATGATGCTATTCAAATGTACAAGGAATTCTCTCCTAATTTAGTTCTAATGGATATAACAATGCCAAGTCTAAGTGGTATCGACACGTTAAAAGAAATTATTAAAATCGATGCCAAAGCAAAAGTAATCATGTGTTCAGCTATGGGCCAACAACTGTTAATTACTGAAGCAATGCAAAATGGGGCAACAGATTTTGTAATCAAACCTCATTTTAAAAATCTAGTATCAACACAGTTCAGAAGTATTTATAGCGCTTAA
- a CDS encoding alanine acetyltransferase — MLKHRELSETNELYQLMSHPSVFPYVRQKATSAEEYMFMTKQLIEEEQLGKTISRTITDDWGQPIGTISLFDIQDGAGFLGTWIGAPYQGKGYNQLAKKLFLTELFFEHQIHTVFLRIRKENEKSKRASMKLPYVIEANECHPALFDEINAGERKYDLYKIPKDLFYLVTANEKTNEEEQAM, encoded by the coding sequence ATGTTAAAACATCGTGAACTCTCAGAAACAAACGAATTATATCAATTAATGAGTCATCCATCTGTTTTCCCATATGTTCGTCAAAAAGCTACTTCAGCTGAAGAATATATGTTTATGACTAAACAATTAATCGAGGAAGAGCAATTAGGTAAAACAATCTCCCGAACAATTACAGATGATTGGGGTCAACCAATTGGCACAATTAGTCTCTTCGATATTCAGGATGGTGCTGGATTTTTAGGTACGTGGATCGGTGCCCCTTACCAAGGCAAAGGCTATAATCAGTTAGCAAAGAAGCTATTTCTAACTGAACTATTCTTTGAACATCAAATTCACACAGTGTTCTTAAGAATCCGTAAAGAAAATGAAAAATCAAAGCGCGCCTCCATGAAGTTACCCTATGTTATAGAGGCAAACGAATGTCACCCAGCTCTTTTTGATGAAATAAATGCTGGTGAAAGAAAATACGATTTATATAAAATTCCAAAAGATTTATTCTATTTGGTAACTGCAAATGAGAAAACGAACGAAGAAGAACAGGCAATGTAA
- a CDS encoding peptidase S41 produces MEEQNQQENSRIENEREQVEQSEKPAKKFIQIKPFTFIMLMFITILLTAGLTIFALTFGEEKVVEVVKPVEREEFSKLYEAYDELKERYYIELDDETIIYGAINGMFDALGDPYSDYMNKEEAAHFNSDLSSSFQGIGAEIQERNGNIVVVSPIKNSPAEKAGIQPEDIILLVDGESVQGMSATEAVLLIRGEKGTPVTLTIQRGSSENLIEVKIIRDEIPIETVYGEMGEDKIAHIQITSFSEQTYKELTNILEQFEKDGMKSIVLDVRQNPGGYLTSAIDIANLFVEEGKPIVQLQEREGEPQVILSDGREKYDLPIVVLIDNGSASASEILAGALSESDDATIVGLKSFGKGTVQTVKNLPDGSNLKYTNGKWLTPNGNWINEKGIEPDVVVDYPEYAKLTYIDPATELKVGNESITVNNAEKMLDALGYDVGTIDNSYDDDTVAAVEQFQEDKDLNLTGVIAGETTYALMDALRAKIENEDPHILKAHELLKEQLEKSDSKADQE; encoded by the coding sequence ATGGAAGAACAAAATCAACAAGAGAATTCTCGCATCGAGAATGAAAGGGAGCAAGTAGAACAATCAGAAAAACCAGCAAAGAAATTTATCCAAATTAAACCATTTACATTCATAATGCTAATGTTTATAACTATTCTTTTAACTGCAGGATTAACAATTTTTGCTTTAACATTCGGTGAAGAAAAGGTTGTCGAAGTTGTTAAACCTGTTGAAAGAGAAGAGTTTTCAAAATTATATGAAGCATACGATGAATTAAAAGAGAGATATTATATTGAACTTGATGATGAAACCATCATATATGGTGCAATAAATGGGATGTTCGATGCATTAGGTGATCCGTATTCTGATTACATGAACAAAGAAGAAGCAGCGCATTTCAATTCAGATCTTTCTTCGAGTTTCCAAGGTATTGGTGCAGAAATTCAAGAACGTAATGGCAATATTGTCGTCGTATCACCAATTAAAAATTCTCCAGCAGAAAAAGCGGGAATTCAACCGGAAGATATAATTCTTCTAGTCGATGGAGAAAGTGTTCAAGGAATGAGCGCGACTGAAGCTGTGTTACTTATACGTGGTGAAAAAGGAACACCGGTTACGTTAACGATTCAACGAGGTTCAAGTGAAAATCTTATTGAAGTGAAAATTATTCGTGATGAGATTCCTATAGAAACCGTGTACGGTGAAATGGGTGAAGATAAAATAGCCCATATTCAAATTACATCTTTTAGCGAACAAACTTATAAAGAATTAACGAATATTCTTGAACAGTTTGAAAAGGATGGAATGAAGAGCATAGTTCTTGATGTCCGTCAAAACCCAGGTGGATATTTAACTTCTGCCATCGATATTGCTAACTTATTTGTAGAAGAAGGTAAACCAATTGTTCAATTACAAGAACGTGAAGGGGAGCCCCAAGTAATATTGTCTGATGGAAGGGAGAAATATGATTTACCAATTGTTGTTTTAATTGATAACGGTAGTGCTTCTGCATCTGAAATTTTAGCTGGTGCTTTAAGTGAATCGGATGATGCTACTATTGTTGGGTTAAAATCATTTGGTAAAGGGACTGTTCAAACAGTTAAAAACCTACCTGATGGGTCAAACCTAAAGTATACTAACGGGAAATGGCTTACACCTAATGGTAACTGGATAAATGAAAAAGGAATTGAACCGGATGTTGTTGTCGATTATCCGGAATATGCAAAACTAACATATATTGACCCTGCAACTGAGCTAAAGGTTGGAAATGAGTCGATTACAGTTAACAACGCAGAAAAGATGTTAGATGCATTAGGTTATGATGTTGGCACAATTGATAACTCATATGATGATGATACTGTAGCAGCTGTTGAACAATTCCAAGAAGATAAGGATCTTAATCTAACGGGTGTAATTGCTGGTGAAACAACGTATGCGTTAATGGATGCCTTAAGAGCAAAAATTGAAAATGAAGATCCACATATTTTAAAAGCTCATGAACTATTAAAAGAACAGTTAGAGAAAAGTGATAGTAAGGCAGATCAAGAGTAG
- the dapF gene encoding diaminopimelate epimerase, protein MERTFSKVHGSGNTFYLYETNDETEQDWVALTRWLCDKENEGGADGLLLVLPSIKAEAKMRVINADGSEASMCGNGLRCVARHVCEKLGVDEAIIETMKADLKVKKEKSIYGSIPTYAVEISPVSFELESLPMEYHNQTEIQNQIIQEFSPTIHYTAVSVPNPHLIGIVDEQFISDNSHQLSLAELLNGENEFCSDGVNVSYAYPMKNDTIFVRTFERGVGFTNACGTAMTASALVAKLNNIVDSEMVTVFNPGGFVKCNVIEENGEYYLTLIGNATVICTYVIKMENNQYEFVGKEDTNEQLQYEKCMEIVKQETASFLS, encoded by the coding sequence ATGGAGAGAACTTTTAGTAAAGTACATGGCTCTGGAAATACCTTTTATTTATATGAAACAAATGATGAAACCGAACAAGACTGGGTAGCTCTAACGAGATGGTTATGTGATAAAGAAAATGAGGGGGGAGCAGACGGCTTATTACTAGTGTTACCTTCTATAAAAGCAGAAGCTAAAATGAGAGTAATAAATGCTGACGGATCAGAAGCTTCTATGTGTGGTAATGGTTTGCGATGTGTTGCAAGACATGTATGTGAAAAACTAGGCGTAGATGAAGCAATCATAGAAACGATGAAAGCCGATTTAAAGGTGAAAAAAGAGAAATCAATTTACGGAAGTATACCAACCTATGCAGTTGAAATATCACCCGTATCTTTCGAATTAGAAAGTTTACCTATGGAATATCACAATCAAACGGAAATACAAAATCAAATCATACAAGAATTTTCACCGACGATTCATTATACTGCCGTTTCAGTTCCAAATCCACATTTAATAGGGATTGTTGATGAGCAATTTATTTCTGATAATTCACATCAGTTATCTTTAGCAGAACTATTAAATGGTGAAAATGAATTTTGTTCAGACGGCGTAAATGTAAGTTATGCATATCCGATGAAAAATGACACTATTTTTGTTCGCACTTTTGAACGAGGTGTAGGTTTTACAAATGCTTGTGGGACAGCGATGACAGCATCTGCATTAGTTGCAAAATTAAACAATATTGTAGATAGCGAAATGGTCACAGTATTTAATCCTGGGGGATTCGTGAAATGTAATGTGATTGAGGAAAATGGAGAATACTATTTAACGTTAATCGGAAATGCAACAGTCATTTGTACATACGTTATAAAAATGGAAAATAACCAATATGAATTCGTTGGTAAAGAAGATACAAATGAACAATTGCAGTATGAAAAATGTATGGAAATCGTTAAACAAGAAACTGCATCTTTCTTGTCTTAA
- the arlR gene encoding response regulator transcription factor ArlR — protein MKKKILLIEDEKNIARFIELELQHEQFDVTVSYDGREGLSKALEDSFDCILLDVMLPKLNGLEVCRRIRANKDVPIILLTARDEVMDRVAGLDAGADDYIVKPFAIEELLARIRSIFRRVNNQQVLHNDNIEVRDIKINPNSYEVYFKNKKLDLTKTEYDLLKLLCENKNRVCTRELILQNIWGYESEVETNVVDVYIRHLRAKLKTDGELIIETVRGVGYVVRE, from the coding sequence ATGAAGAAAAAAATTTTACTAATAGAAGACGAAAAGAATATTGCTCGTTTTATTGAACTTGAGCTACAACATGAACAATTTGATGTAACAGTATCCTATGATGGACGAGAAGGGTTAAGCAAAGCATTAGAAGATAGCTTTGACTGTATTTTACTGGATGTCATGCTCCCTAAATTAAATGGACTAGAGGTTTGCAGAAGAATTCGAGCGAATAAAGATGTTCCGATTATTTTACTAACAGCGCGTGATGAAGTCATGGATCGAGTAGCTGGTTTAGATGCAGGGGCAGATGATTATATAGTAAAGCCCTTCGCTATTGAAGAATTGCTAGCTAGAATTCGTTCTATTTTTCGGAGAGTGAATAATCAACAAGTATTACATAATGATAATATTGAAGTTCGTGATATAAAGATAAACCCGAACTCCTATGAAGTATATTTTAAAAATAAGAAACTAGATTTAACAAAAACGGAATATGATTTATTAAAACTTTTGTGTGAAAATAAAAATCGTGTATGTACAAGAGAACTGATATTACAAAACATCTGGGGATATGAGTCTGAAGTGGAAACAAATGTTGTCGATGTATATATTCGTCATTTAAGAGCTAAGTTAAAAACGGATGGAGAACTAATTATCGAAACAGTTCGAGGCGTTGGGTATGTGGTAAGAGAATGA
- the yozE gene encoding UPF0346 protein YozE yields MQKSFYQFVLTYRGGDWSDRKSRFAESAFMDHGFPKTSTSFEELSSYIETQADEFLSTSAFDELWELYRLKFY; encoded by the coding sequence ATGCAAAAAAGTTTTTATCAATTTGTTCTTACATATAGAGGAGGGGATTGGTCTGATCGAAAATCAAGATTTGCAGAAAGTGCATTTATGGATCATGGTTTTCCTAAGACGAGTACTTCTTTTGAGGAATTATCAAGTTATATTGAAACGCAAGCAGATGAATTTTTATCCACTTCTGCATTTGATGAATTGTGGGAATTATATAGACTGAAGTTCTACTAA